A portion of the Streptomyces erythrochromogenes genome contains these proteins:
- a CDS encoding YwqG family protein → MTRRTPPRPLDVEQLFPEVAPLRKRTVRLHPRAGAPTCRDSSVGGPLLWPLEEPWPVCPYHHRSAMVPVVQVRAADALGLVPFPAGRDLLQVLWCPRRHDGCWVVPEVHWRDAAAVGAVREAPAVGGEVPYGKIPRPCVVHPELVEEYPSWDLPYELWDLLEPRFEQVEAETGWDYQYHLSTAPGTKLGGYPGWCQDPQWPDCSGCGQRMDHLLTVESREADAASRLTWTPVEDQGVRYEDAGLMLGDAGGVYLFECRRCPGRPVKERFDCS, encoded by the coding sequence ATGACCCGCCGTACGCCTCCCCGCCCGCTGGACGTGGAGCAGTTGTTCCCCGAGGTCGCCCCGCTCCGGAAGCGGACGGTGCGGCTGCACCCCCGTGCCGGTGCTCCGACGTGCCGGGACAGTTCGGTGGGCGGTCCGCTGCTGTGGCCGCTGGAGGAGCCGTGGCCCGTGTGTCCGTACCACCACCGGTCTGCGATGGTGCCGGTCGTGCAGGTCCGCGCCGCCGATGCCCTGGGGCTCGTACCGTTCCCGGCCGGCCGTGATCTGTTGCAGGTGCTGTGGTGCCCGCGGCGTCACGACGGGTGCTGGGTGGTCCCCGAGGTGCACTGGCGGGACGCGGCGGCCGTCGGTGCCGTCCGCGAGGCACCGGCGGTCGGTGGCGAGGTCCCGTACGGGAAGATCCCGAGGCCGTGCGTCGTCCACCCGGAACTGGTCGAGGAGTACCCGAGCTGGGACCTGCCCTACGAGCTGTGGGACCTGCTGGAGCCGCGATTCGAGCAGGTGGAGGCGGAGACGGGCTGGGACTACCAGTACCACCTGTCCACCGCGCCGGGGACCAAGCTGGGCGGGTATCCCGGCTGGTGCCAGGATCCGCAGTGGCCGGACTGCTCGGGGTGCGGGCAGCGCATGGACCACCTGCTGACGGTGGAGAGCCGGGAGGCGGACGCCGCGTCCCGGCTGACGTGGACTCCCGTGGAGGACCAGGGTGTCCGGTACGAGGACGCCGGTCTGATGCTGGGTGACGCGGGCGGGGTCTACCTCTTCGAGTGCCGGCGCTGCCCGGGGCGGCCGGTGAAGGAACGCTTCGACTGTTCCTGA
- a CDS encoding NUDIX hydrolase — MSVHRPSFSVDAGVEVPVPAAGEVWTVGAVILDRDGAAFAQKRSAERRLFPDTWDVVGGHVEAGETVLEALAREVEEETGWRLRRVRRFLGTTTWTGDDGGGLRHEADYLVEVDGDLDDPALEWTKHSAYGWFGRDDLVLLKENRRPGEFLVHDLIARAVEVLPGED, encoded by the coding sequence ATGTCCGTTCACAGGCCGTCATTCAGCGTCGACGCCGGCGTCGAGGTGCCCGTTCCCGCGGCGGGCGAGGTCTGGACCGTCGGCGCCGTCATCCTCGACCGCGACGGTGCGGCCTTCGCCCAGAAGCGGAGCGCGGAGCGGCGGCTGTTCCCCGACACGTGGGACGTCGTGGGCGGCCATGTCGAGGCCGGCGAGACGGTACTGGAGGCCCTCGCGCGCGAGGTCGAGGAGGAGACCGGCTGGCGCCTGCGCCGCGTGCGGCGGTTCCTGGGCACCACCACCTGGACGGGTGACGACGGCGGTGGGCTCCGTCACGAGGCCGACTATCTCGTCGAGGTCGACGGCGACCTGGACGATCCCGCGCTGGAGTGGACCAAGCACTCCGCCTACGGCTGGTTCGGCCGGGACGACCTCGTCCTCCTCAAGGAGAACCGCAGGCCCGGCGAGTTCCTGGTCCACGACCTCATCGCACGAGCGGTCGAGGTGCTTCCGGGCGAGGACTAG
- a CDS encoding DUF5990 family protein, translated as MHLRIDASDLPGRTYAPSGAQPYRNVHVAVQRRDRPAELLDPQPGDAPTAVWTLQCATVATPAGTDVKGPYVQGRPGTRFVYLSWNAVDEAGAFTMFRRAKLMLDAVPAPVLDAAVRTGLLVGRLGLTDAWGAPLCAGVVPPRITWSAEPAD; from the coding sequence ATGCACCTCCGCATCGACGCCTCCGACCTGCCCGGCCGCACCTACGCCCCGTCCGGGGCGCAGCCCTACCGCAACGTCCACGTGGCGGTCCAGCGCCGCGACCGCCCGGCCGAGCTCCTCGACCCGCAGCCCGGTGACGCCCCGACGGCGGTGTGGACCCTGCAATGCGCGACGGTCGCCACACCGGCGGGGACCGACGTCAAGGGCCCCTACGTCCAGGGCCGTCCGGGCACCCGGTTCGTCTACCTCTCGTGGAACGCGGTCGACGAGGCGGGCGCCTTCACCATGTTCCGGCGGGCCAAGCTGATGCTCGACGCGGTCCCCGCGCCGGTACTGGACGCGGCCGTGCGCACCGGGCTGCTCGTCGGACGACTCGGCCTGACCGACGCCTGGGGGGCGCCCCTGTGCGCCGGGGTCGTGCCGCCCCGCATCACCTGGAGCGCGGAACCTGCCGACTGA
- a CDS encoding MarR family winged helix-turn-helix transcriptional regulator: MSEQLALLVADVFEAAGLLRKMGEGVAAAEGQTQARWQLLSVVSEEPLTVARAARRLGIARQGVQRVANDLVREDLAGFHPNPDHRGSPLLTLTPLGRTTLERITDRASAIHQVLSADIATADIAAARSLLHRLIDEVHRYEEQAADG; the protein is encoded by the coding sequence GTGTCGGAACAGCTGGCGCTGCTGGTGGCGGACGTGTTCGAGGCCGCCGGCTTGCTCCGCAAGATGGGGGAGGGCGTCGCAGCGGCCGAGGGACAGACCCAGGCCCGCTGGCAACTGCTCAGCGTGGTCTCCGAGGAGCCGCTGACCGTCGCCCGGGCCGCCCGCCGCCTGGGGATCGCCCGCCAGGGAGTGCAGCGGGTCGCCAACGACCTCGTCCGCGAGGACCTCGCCGGCTTCCACCCGAACCCGGACCACCGCGGATCACCGCTCCTGACCCTCACCCCGCTCGGACGCACCACACTGGAGCGGATCACCGACCGCGCGAGCGCGATCCATCAGGTACTTTCCGCCGACATCGCCACGGCCGACATCGCGGCCGCGCGCAGCCTCCTGCACCGACTGATCGACGAGGTGCACCGCTACGAGGAACAGGCCGCGGACGGCTAG